In the genome of Magnetococcales bacterium, the window CAACATATCGGCTCATGATTTAAAAAGCAGAAGATTTTATCAGCAAGTGCAAGAGTCCCTCGATAGAGGAGAGTTTGATCCGAGAAACATACAATTTGAAATGACCGAATCAACTGTCGCCGACATGTCAGTTGACTCCATTCAAATCATGCATGATTTTAAGAATATGGGAATCACCCTGGCGTTGGACGATTTCGGCACGGGCTACTCCTCCCTGGAGGTGTTGTCAACATTTCCGTTCTCGTTGATCAAACTTGACAAAAGCATCGTCGGAAAAATATTCAGTAGCGACAAGGCAGCCAATATCATCGGCTCCAATATAAGAATGGCCCAACGTATCGGCATGAGGATCGTTGCCGAAGGCATAGAAACGTGTGAAGTCTATAAAAAATTGCTTTACGGCGGTTGCCATCAAGGCCAAGGTTTTTTCATGGCAAAACCTATGGAGACGGATGATTTCATAGGATTTTTAAGGAAAGACAAGCAATTCAAGGGAAAACCCATCGGCTTGGTCTATCAGTCGCAATTGGATCACATCCAGTGGCGAAAAGATTTGATGGAGATGTTTTACCAGATACGCAATTCCCATTATGAAAATATTGATTACAAAAAAGACTTTTTATTCAATTCACTCATGAGGGACCATACCCGATGCAACCTCGGGCAGTGGTATTATGGGGATGGAAAAATATACCAAAACCACATACAGTATAAGGAATTGGAAAAGCCCCACGAAAACTTGCACAGAGAGGGGCGCCTTCTGCTTGAAGGGGTCTTGAACAACAGAAACGACGATAGCCTCGTCATGAAAATTTCAAAAATCAATAAAATTTCCGGAGAAATTATAAGAATTCTGCAAGATCTTGAAAATAGAGTCCACCACGACGACCAGGAAGACTGAATAAAGGGTAACTATTCAGCACTCATCAGGATTTTGCGATGCAGCGTCGCGATCGGGAGGCGATCCACCTCGTCTCGGCTGACCCAACGGCGCACCGTGGTGGGGTCGGACCCGGTTGGCTCGTCTGCACACCATGCGGCTTTCCACACCTGGGCTGTCAAATGAAAGTGGGTGAAGCTGTGGCGAACCGTCGGACACTGTTCGGCCCGGTCGAT includes:
- a CDS encoding EAL domain-containing protein, producing MGFSLHDIKIGLDQDEFCFFFQPKISFMTGKTIGAEALVRWRRDGQWVSPNDFIPISEGTGFITLITEKLFGVLISDLDKISREYGKNVPLAFNISAHDLKSRRFYQQVQESLDRGEFDPRNIQFEMTESTVADMSVDSIQIMHDFKNMGITLALDDFGTGYSSLEVLSTFPFSLIKLDKSIVGKIFSSDKAANIIGSNIRMAQRIGMRIVAEGIETCEVYKKLLYGGCHQGQGFFMAKPMETDDFIGFLRKDKQFKGKPIGLVYQSQLDHIQWRKDLMEMFYQIRNSHYENIDYKKDFLFNSLMRDHTRCNLGQWYYGDGKIYQNHIQYKELEKPHENLHREGRLLLEGVLNNRNDDSLVMKISKINKISGEIIRILQDLENRVHHDDQED